A region from the Cannabis sativa cultivar Pink pepper isolate KNU-18-1 chromosome 9, ASM2916894v1, whole genome shotgun sequence genome encodes:
- the LOC133030752 gene encoding uncharacterized protein LOC133030752: MATTKSGSKLPSPAKKISKISKKPPTNSSKVDPKMSLKRIAKKGMSDVAEPSGSKKRPIPNKIESRKTKRAKSSKSAKDVISYFDFEDEVHDGEVKPKVKSKVLLP; encoded by the exons ATGGCCACCACTAAGTCGGGTTCGAAGTTACCTTCCCCagctaaaaaaatttctaaaatttctaaaaaacCTCCTACAAATTCATCTAAAGTTGATCCTAAGATGAGTTTGAAGCGCATTGCGAAGAAAGGAATGAGTGATGTTGCAGAGCCATCTGGTTCTAAGAAAAGACCTATTCCAAATAAAATTGAGTCTCGTAAGACAAAGAGAGCAAAATCTTCGAAATCTGCCAAGGAT GTTAtatcttattttgattttgaggATGAAGTGCATGATGGGGAAGTGAAGCCTAAAGTTAAATCCAAGGTATTGTTACCTTGA